The nucleotide window taagaaaaCATTGCCCCTAGCTCATTCCAGCCGGTTAGAGGGCTGTTAGACAGTCTCACTTAGGTGTGTGGCATATGGAATGCTCTCTTTGGGGCTCATTCATGTGCTTATTGTGATACAGCTAAGTTCTCCATAGGTAGTGTAGTCTGTGTCCTGGGGTTATTTGCAGCCTTGTGTGACAGCCTGGATCCCTTCCCCTGACACTGTGCACATTCACAGTGGAAAGTGGAAAGATCTGAGCCCTCCAGATGGGGGTGCGTGGGCCTGCACAGGGCCTAGGCAGCCCATCTCCCTGGTCTGCTGTCCTCACCGCCATGTGTATTACCTTGCAGTCAGGAGCGATCATGACTGTGCTTGCAGCAGTCTGCACCAAGATCCCAGATGGGAGGCTCGCCATCATCTTCCTCCCGGTCTTCACCTTCACAGCAGGCAATGTAAGTACCTGCCGACGTCTGCCCGGAGCAGTGTTCAACAGAGCCTGAACTCTTGCCCTTAAATTGGAAATGGGGATCAAAATTGTAccgtttctcttttctctccctggcTTCTAGGCCTTAAAAGCCATCATTGCCATGGATACAGCTGGGATGATCCTGGGATGGAAATTTTTTGATCATGCAGCACATCTTGGGGGAGCTCTCTTTGGAATGTAAGTTTGAGCATAATCAGTGCTGAGCTGTTTGCTGCCCACCCCCTGCCGGTCCCGTGTtactgggggacagcactggtgCACGTGTGGGAGAGAGAGCACAGTATgtctaggatatatatatatgtgtgtgtgtatatatatatatatatatatatatatatagagagagagagagagagagagagaggctggtgtGGACCATGTTCCAGGGACGACGGTACCCGATGCCTGCTGCATGTAAGTTTTAAGCTCGCTACCTTAGGTTCCTGTTTAAtgagggaaactgagtctcaggaGTAACTGATGACTTTGAGCAGAGCAGAAACGTAAATCCAAACCCTCAGCCTCTGTTTGCAGCACACCGACTGAGCACACTGTGTGCTCACACGCGCTGTTGAACTTCAGGAAGCTGGGTTTGCCTGAATTTGCACAGAACGGAGTCTTTCTGAGTGAAGCGGTGCTGCCCCAGGTGGAGCTGAGCGCTGCTGTGCCATTTATGATGTCCGTGGTGGTTAAAGCATGGCACATGCGTGTTGTAGCTCTAATTATCACAGCACAttacagacacagagacttagGAAAGGAGCTCTGCTTTGTGAACTCTAAATTCATCTGTACTTTCCGTGTGTTCTTATAGCATCTCTTCCCCTGGCGGGTTTTTAATTGTTCTAaatattacttttcttttattctgaaaataattGGTCACATATACTTTACAGTCCGGGATCTGAGAAGCAAAAGCATCTTTTCTCCTCACTGTTCTAATTTACCCTCTTTACACGTACTGGATCTCATTCATGTCCAGGACTCATCTTTTCTGTGTTTAGAAAGGATTCAGAAACCTGGGCCATCGagagggctcagtgagtaaggggCTTGCTGCCAGGCTTAATGACCCACATGTAATctccagcatgcatgtggtggaaggcaagaactgactcctgcaagttaccctttgacctacacacgtgcatgcacatagccacacacgtgcgcatgcacccacacacttgaatacacatacccacatgtgTACACGCACCCACACAggtgcataaacacacatgcgcaccccccacatgtacatacacacacacccatgcacacatgtgcatacccacatgcatgcacaccctcaCACTGTACCGTGGGATTACAGCAGAGCTACAGAGCCCAGCCGTGTGACAGCTGATTCTCACAGAGCTCTCTGTCCAAGGGTTGATTTGATTTCTTAAAACCCTCTGAGACATTCTGTTCTTCAGACAAGAAACTGCATAAAGAATGGGTAGTTTGAGGCAGGTGTGGCATTGCACCTTTCAACTCAGACCTCAGGAGACAGATGAGGTGGATCTCTATGCATTTGAGGCCAAAGAGGGgttcatagagagaccctgtttcaaacacacaccacaccccccTTTACCAAAAAAGAAGGAATGGGTAATTTGGCTAAGGTCTCCCAGCCAGTCATTGCAGGGCACTTGCTTGTTCCCctgcagcagcaggagagaggacACCAATGCTTTGTggtcggtggtggcacagccGAAGGAATGTGCAGGTTCTGAACTCAACCCCTGGAGCAAAACAATGTCGTCTTCCTAACTTGGGCTTAGCCAGCTCACAGGTTCCTTTGTATTCATGAGTCTAATGGAGTCGTTGCCTGTCAGACTGAAGTGTTCGGTTCTGCATGAATTTAGAAGGCTCAAAAGATTTGGAAAGATCCTCAGTTCATGGGGAGTCCTTGACAAGCGACTCACTTCTAAGGGTTTACATTTAAAGGGGCAATCCTTTTTCTCTTCTGCATTCATGAGAGAATCTTGCTTTAGCTTCAGATAATTTTGTTACTATGTAGCTCCTGTCTGGCCTTTTATTCAGTacccagcccaggctgtccttgaacttatggcagttctcctgccttagcttcctgggggctaggattacagatgtgtaccctTGTGTCCAGCTTTCATAAGAAGGAATTAAAATTCTGGTATAAGTCAAGCCCTTTACAATAAAAATGCATATTCAGATATTTTTGACATgttaaaatattatgttttgtATTGGTTCCAATGTAAATCAGTTTgaggtgtatttatttttatgtatatcaatgttttgccaacatgtatgtctgtgaaccacattcatgactggtgcccacagaggagggcagcagatcccctggaacttgagtttcacatagttgggagccaccatgttgATGCTGAGAGGTGAACCCGGTTCTTAAAGCGCACCAgatgctcttatcctctgagccctTAAATCTCCCCACCCCTTCAatcttttattcctttattctttttgaaacagggactCCCTATGTAAACGTGGAAGGCCTGGATCTTGATATGTAGACAGGCTGGTAacaaactcacaagagattcacctgcctctgcctctgccgtACCTCTGGCCTCTTGCCTCTGTGCCTCTGCCAGGATTAAGAGCATGGCCATCATGCCCATTCccttaaataataaaatcagatgTCTAGTAAAAATGAGGTCACGAAGTTTGGAATCTGCCCCTTGGAATTTGAAGTCGGCTTGGAGGAATGAGTATGTAAGTCAGGGTTTCGAGGGTAGGTACTTTTCTAGGCTGCCAGTCTCCCATCAGTCCATGTCTCCTGGAGGTTGTGTCCTTTCCCAGGAGAGGTGAAGCTGCCCTAAATGAACcccacagcctgtgctcaggTGGCTACGGCATGCCTATCCAGTTGGCAGTGTCACTCAGTACGTGGAGACATCCTTCATGTTGTTGTGTGCAGTGGCTGGAGCCCAAGATCTCAGGTTCCTAGTCAGAGGGTGAGCAAACTAAGGCATTACACCTTTCTCCTTCACTGCTCATTGCCTTAGGCAGGGGTTGGATTGACAGGCCACCCTCTGTGTATAGCATGTGGAAATGGCAGGAGGCGTATATACCATTATAGTACATGTTAGCAAATCCCACACctgacatttcttctttttcatagTAAAAAAAGGGTCAGTGTACCTTTGATCAGACTTAGTTGACACACAAAGCTGTTTGCATGTTGagcaaattattttcttatatacttGTTCTTCTCTGGTCTGTAATGAGAAAAACAATGGTACATATTTTGTTTACACCTCTATTCCTAGCTTTTGGGAGGCAGAATTGTCCTGAGTATCcagccaacttgggctacattgtgagaacttgtctcaaaaataaataagtaaacaaacaaggaaacatgATGGTTAACTTGCAGTGAATAAAAAGTTACAGTGCAGGGCCTTGGAGGtggttctgtgggtaaaggcattttcCACAAACCTAGTCCCATCCCTGGGACCTATGTGATGTCCTCAGACCTCTACATATACACTGTGGCATTTGTGCCTCCTCCTccaagacaaataaaatgtaaagaaaaatgccTAAGTGATGGTGTAAAGCTGCCACatagttccaaacagccagtcaAGCCCATCCTGCTTTTATCCTCTATACATCATAAATGCCAAAGCTTTATATCAAATTACCTGTCTTACTCAGTTTTGTGGAGTGGCCTTGGCATTTTATTAAAGTATCAACTTGTGGCCGAACacctggctcagcagtgaagagcactgactgttctttagaggacctgagttcccagtgcccacatggcagctcccaactgtgtgaactccagttcctgggatgcAGTGATCCCCTGGCCTCCAGTGTCACTGCACATCCATGgtacagaaacacatgcagacaaaacaacgACTCGCCTGAagcaaatattctttttattgaaaacaatacaaaaaaggaaaaaaactggtGTCACTTAGTGCTGTGATGAGGTTGTGTTTGCATGTCACACCATTTGAACATTGGACCATTTATCTTTCTCCAGATGGTACATCACTTATGGTCATGAACTCATTTGGAAGAACAGGGAGCCTCTAGTGAAAATCTGGCATGAAATAAGGACTAATGGTCCCAAGAAAGGAGGTGGCCCTAAGTGAAGCAGAGCTGGCCCGTGTGGTGCGTCTGCTCCTGGCTTCTCGAGGACTCAGCGTCCAGCGGCCCCAGTGTTTCAAATGTCCCCAGTACATGTATGTCTCCTTAGAAAATTATGGTAAAGTtgtgaaataaatgtttatatcTCTAGTTTGTAAATGGTGTTTGCTCCTTGGGAGTTCTGGAACTCTCCAGCAGTTTGCTTTTTTGGTTAAATATGACATTCTTCAAGCCTGGAACCTGGTGAGGAACCCTCAGCGGATCTGATGGGACCTTGGAGGAGCCTTGGTCTTATCCCTGACCTGGCATCTACTTAGCATTGGTTCTGACTTCCTTTCCTGGCCTGGCCAACAATAGAAAGTTGAGGGCACCTTCGCTCTGAAAAAGTCTGAAATAACAGCTTTAGCACTTCCAAATATTTCCCTAGATGACATTTCTGGTAGGTAGTGAGCGCCACATCCAGGAACATTTTTTAGGATTTCTAGGTATGAGAAGAGGAGGGGCTGGGCAGGCGGCTCAGTCAGGAGAACCTGCCACGAGAGCTagagctgagtttggatcccagcaccacagacagcctgctgtggtggcacacaccgggCACACCAGTGTCGTGGACCAGACATGTCAGATGGTGGACATGTGAGAGCAGCTGCAGAATGTGAGTGGAGTGTGTGCATGTCCTGAGAGAGATGAAGTGTGAGGGGGTGAGgagtaaagagtgagtgaataatATAGaataagtgtgtgtgagtgagtgagagagctGTGTGAGAGGGTTGCTGCTACGTAGAGGAGCTGTGTCAAGTGTGATGAGAGCTGTGTAAATGAgatgtgtagctgtggctgtgtaGAGATTTGTAACTGTATGGAGGCAAGGAAAATGAAGCTGcatagaaaagagatgtagaagagaaatgtatgtaaaagaaagctgtgtagccatgtgaaaagatgtatgtatgtaaagaatgTAGCTGTGTAAAGATAGATTTTCAAGAGAGATTATTTAAGTTGAAGTAAAAGAGAAGGTTGCCATCAGGAAAGCATGtgcttgttccttttttcttcgATTACcagcagaaagtgtgtgtgtttccttattttaccCCTCAGATAGGAAAAGTCTAGCCTCTAGATAGAAAAGAATTTTTTCCTAATCCCTCACTACTCTGAGGTCTTCTGTTCACAATCCTGGAGCAGTTCAGGGGAGCTGGCCTGCCCACGGACGGCATTATTCTGGCGCCCAAACAGGGACCTGAAGAATCCACAAGTGAGAACTATCTGAACGAACTAACTATCGTCTCCCTTGAACACTCCCAGAAGGTGCCACCTCTTTTTACTGTGGAGTCAGGTAAAAAGTTAGCTAGCTGGCTGGATCAGAGTTAGCACCAGATGGAGTGGCAGGGGAGGACCAGGGATTTTGTCTCTGACACCATCCAGCCAGAGCAAATGACACACCCTCACCCCATACCTGGGGCAAGCTACCTAGGATCTCTGGAAGTATGCTTTGGAATCCAGCCAAGCACTCCGATGGCACACACAGGTAGATGTCCAGCAGGAAGGGCCTTTCAGACCCCTTCAGCTCCTGAATCCTACAACACAGTCCATAAAGAAATCATTATCCCTAATTCAATAGTGACAGGACTGTGACTTGCGgagcaggtggggatgggggtggggctgtaCTCAGAGCAGAGCATTCTTGTGGGGTTCCATCTAGGACACACCGACAGCTTGTCAGAATTCCTGAGTGGTGCTCCGTTCAACTGTCAAGACTTCCACATGACAGTTGAAAGGTGTGGGGGTATATTATCCTTTTATTCTagtttttatatttcataaattttaGGCTTATTAGTTTTGATAGCTTTATACTTGGTTAACTTTTTTAATTGTGTCCTGCCAGAAAATCTTTTATGACACTCCTTTTCCATCTATGCCTACAAAATATCTCATTACATTTCAACACCTACAATAGCCTTGTGTCCTGTATCTCATATCTCGCCCTCCTATATATCCTTTCTTCTTCATACTTGATAAGCTTTCTCAATCTTTCCTGGTTCCCATACCTACATGTT belongs to Peromyscus maniculatus bairdii isolate BWxNUB_F1_BW_parent chromosome 12, HU_Pman_BW_mat_3.1, whole genome shotgun sequence and includes:
- the Parl gene encoding presenilin-associated rhomboid-like protein, mitochondrial isoform X2 encodes the protein MIRYFTSNPASKVLCSPMLLSTFSHFSLFHMAANMYVLWSFSTSIVNILGQEQFVAVYLSAGVISNFVSYVCKVATGRYGPSLGASGAIMTVLAAVCTKIPDGRLAIIFLPVFTFTAGNALKAIIAMDTAGMILGWKFFDHAAHLGGALFGIWYITYGHELIWKNREPLVKIWHEIRTNGPKKGGGPK